Within Kutzneria chonburiensis, the genomic segment TCGGCCCGGTCCACCATCAGCACCACCCGCTCGATCAGCGCCGGGTCGAAGCCGCCGGCCAGCAGGTCGGCATAGCCGTGGTCCGCCTCCACGTACTGGTCGAGCACCCGGTCCAGCAGCTCGTAGTCGGGCAGCGAGTCGGCGTCGACCTGCCCCGGCCGCAGCTCGGCCGACGGCGGCTTGGTGATCGAGTTCTCCGGGATCGGGCCGGCCTCGCCCCGCCGCGCGGCCTCGGCGTTGCGCCACCGGGCCAGTTCCCAGACCAGCGTCTTGGGCACGTCCTTGATCGGCGCGAAGCCGCCGACCGCGTCGCCGTAGATGGTGGAGTAGCCCACGGCCAGCTCGGTCTTGTTGCCGGTGGCCAGCACCAGGTGCCCGTCGGCGTTGGACCGGGCCATCAGCAGCATGCCCCGGCAGCGGGCCTGGATGTTCTCCTCGGCCAGGCCGGTCAGTCCCAGCTGGTCCACGTACACCTTGACCATGTCGCCGATGGGCTGCGTCTCGTAGTGCAGCCCGGTCAGCGAAGCGGTCAGCGCCGCGTCCGAGCGCGAGTGCTCCGAGGAGTACGAGGACGGCATCGACACGCCGTACACACCGTCGGCCCCGAGCGCGTCCACGGCGATGGACGCGACGACAGCCGAGTCGATACCGCCGGACAGGCCCAGGATCACCGAGCGGAAGCCGTTCTTGTGCACGTAGTCGCGCAGGCCGGTGACCAGCGCGCCCCACACCTCGGCGCAGTCCGACAGCGGCTCGGCCGGGGCCGGGGCGGGCAGCGGCTCGTAGCCCGGCAGCTCGGCCGACTCCAGCGTCACCCGGGTCACGTCGAAGCCGTCGATCGGCTCCACCGACGTGCCCTGGCCGGCCGGCAGGTCCAGGTCGAGCACCAGCAGGTGCTCCACGAACTGCGGCGCCCGGGCCAGCAGCTCGCCCTGCGCGTCGATGACCAGCGAGTCGCCGTCGAACACCAGCTCGTCCTGGCCGCCGACCATGTTCACGTACGCGATGGGCGCGCCGGCCTCGGCCGCCCGTGACGCCACCAGCTTGGCCCGGACGTCGTCCTTGTTCCGCTCGTACGGCGAGCCGTTGATGCACACGACCAGGTCAACGGCGGCCTGCCCCAGAGCGGCGATCGGACCGCCGTCCTGCCAGATGTCCTCGCAGATCACGAAGCCGATGTCGGTGCCGTGCAGGCGCACGATCGGCAGCTTGCTGCCCGGCACGAAGTAGCGGTATTCGTCGAAGACGCCGTAGTTGGGCAGGTGGTGCTTGGCGTAGCGGGCGACGACCTGGCCGCGGTGGATGATCGCCGCCGCGTTGCGCACACCGGCCTCGTCCCGGTCCAGGTAGCCGACGACGGCCAGCAGCTCGCCGCAGCCCAGGTCGGCCAGCCGCTCGGCCAGCTCGTCGACGGCGGCCCGGGAGGCCTGTGCGAAGGAGTGCCGCAGGGCCAGGTCCTCGACCGGGTAGCCGGTGAGCACCATCTCCGGGAACGCAACCACGTGCGCGCCGGACTCGGCGGCCTTGCGGCTCCACTCGACGACCAGGTCGGCGTTGCCG encodes:
- a CDS encoding NAD+ synthase, which codes for MPQLRIALAQVNPRVGDLAGNADLVVEWSRKAAESGAHVVAFPEMVLTGYPVEDLALRHSFAQASRAAVDELAERLADLGCGELLAVVGYLDRDEAGVRNAAAIIHRGQVVARYAKHHLPNYGVFDEYRYFVPGSKLPIVRLHGTDIGFVICEDIWQDGGPIAALGQAAVDLVVCINGSPYERNKDDVRAKLVASRAAEAGAPIAYVNMVGGQDELVFDGDSLVIDAQGELLARAPQFVEHLLVLDLDLPAGQGTSVEPIDGFDVTRVTLESAELPGYEPLPAPAPAEPLSDCAEVWGALVTGLRDYVHKNGFRSVILGLSGGIDSAVVASIAVDALGADGVYGVSMPSSYSSEHSRSDAALTASLTGLHYETQPIGDMVKVYVDQLGLTGLAEENIQARCRGMLLMARSNADGHLVLATGNKTELAVGYSTIYGDAVGGFAPIKDVPKTLVWELARWRNAEAARRGEAGPIPENSITKPPSAELRPGQVDADSLPDYELLDRVLDQYVEADHGYADLLAGGFDPALIERVVLMVDRAEYKRRQYPPGTKISLKAFGRDRRLPITNAWREHTPIPV